AAGTATAGAGGTGGAAAAAGAGAAGTTCATGTAGGTAGAACCTTCTGTTCTTACACTGACTAAAATTGCCACCTTCAGTCAGAGTACGGACTTCTTTAAACCCTTTCAAGGGGGAGCCatgtatatttatattgcagCTAGCAGACAGATTTCCTTCATTGCTAAAGGCTATGGCTTTCCTTGGTGAACACATTCACTCCCTCTCCTCTACCACAGAAGAAATCCCAAAACACTTGGTGGGATTTAGCTCAAGCCTTCGGGCTTTTGAGCAATAGAAAGCCATGGGAAAGCTAGGAATCCAATACAAAACAGGAAACTAGCAGACCCAACATCCAATTTGCTGTTAAAGCTCCCCTTTCAAACATCTTTTTCCAAGTCACTGAATCCTTCTGTCAAGTGAATTAATTATACTTAATGGATGGGCTCAAACTTGACAATGCTCAGTTTCCTAGACcttgaaaatcttccccatgACCTTTCAAAAACATTACCTAAGGGTTTTAGGAGcactagtcccattgactttcaatgggctCTGTGCATCAGAATCCCTTGGGGGCCTTGCTAAACAGAAGAACTACACCACCCTTAGAGGACCTGAATCAGTTAGGATGTTTGTGTTGGCACTGCTTAGTGTAGAAGAGttatttgttaataaaaataaaaaatgatgacagTGAACATTGTAAAGGAAGCCAGCAGCAGCTTACCATAGTGCCTGGAGTTTAGCTTTTGGATCCTTCAGTCCTTGACACAGTAGCTCCATTCCTGGGTCTCCAAACTCGTTACCAATCAGGCTCAGCTCTGTTAGGGACTCTTTTGCACTGAGGACATGGGAGAGATCCTTACAGCCAGCAGGTGAGACACCACACTCCCATAACCTGAGGAACACAATAGGAATATTGGATTCTTCAAGATTTGCTTAGAACTTTATATGCTGATCTGGGGTGAATCCTATTTTTACCCAGGGTGGTAGAAATGCAGAACAGTAAAGTGTCTTTTGAACTCTTAAGAGGCTTGTTATAGGCACACATTTACTTTACAAGTTTCGTTGGTGTAAGCAGCCTTCTCCTGCTTACATCTTCCCCTTTCCTGCATTAGAGATaaaaatctcctttttaaaaagacagaaagtAAGTTGGGTACCTAATGTTGTAcagaaaacagaagaaagaaCGCTGCTGTAATGAATATTCAGTCATGTCCTCCTTCAGAGAATTTGATCATTTACTGACCTCACTGTGCTTTCCTGCCTATTCAGCAGTGTTCTTCATCCAACCCTTCCTGAGAGAAGGGGTCTGAGGTGCACTTCTGCTTCATAAGGGATTTGTTGACTAGGAAACTCTACACATCGGAAAAGATCATGCCAGCATAATAAATACAGATGATTTGGAGGCTACCAACTTGTGCAGATTTTAAGCAGCCATTAGTTTCCCTTACCATAACTTCTCTATTTTACAGTTGGGATTCAGCAGTCCCTGGCACAGCAGTGCTACACCTGGATCTCCAATCTTGTTCTCTCCCACAGACAGCTCTGTCAGGGATGGCTTCATAGCAAGAACAGTGCCGAGATCCCCACAGCTAGCAGCTGTGACATGACAGTTCTCCACACTGTGGGGAATAGAAGAATCAGATCAAAGTTCAGTAGTTGCTTCTCCATAAGTCAGTGTATTAGAGGACATCTACCATCCTGAATACAACTGGGAAGAGACAACAAGCCAGGTCCTCAGCCAGTATGAATTGGTgaagctccactgaattcagtggaggtatgccagctgaggatttggcccattattccCCCAGAAGAAACCATTTGCATCATCCTTCCTTTAGGGCACTATGGTGCTCATTAAACCCATATACCATGTATGTAACCGATAGGTGATTTGCATGGGCCGCTCTTTATATTGAGGATCCCTCTTCAAGGAAGTCCTGGGGACAGACAAAACCAGGGGAGTCCCTGAGACCATAACTCCATTAGACCCACGCTGGGATGGTGAGCTCATGGCTGCTGCAGACACAATGGTCTCCACATGGCTTCCAGCTGATGCTATAAGCAGAGATTCTGCAGCCTATACTGCTCTTAGGGCAGGAGTGCTCTGAAGATCTAGATGTGGCAGGAGACCGAGATCTTGCACCAAACTGCCTCCGTGGCCTTTTCCCCAGACAAGGGGTGTATCACAGAACACCACTTTGAAGAGACGTGCACTTTGTTATTCTGAAGTAGTATTCAGACCTAGTTGGATAGTAACTGGTGGGAGACTAGCTAGAGCTGGGGGATAATAGTTTTCCCTCCCAGATAGGAGCCAACAGACTTTTCTTTTGCAAGTCTGGTCCACAGTGACTCCACTACCATTACCATGCAGTGAAGAGTGAAAGCCAGCTCTCTGAATCGAGCGCCAAGCAGAATTTAAGCCAGCAAAGTTTTTGCAATTTTTATGGCAACATAGATGCACCTGGATAAGCCACAGAATTTCTTACGTATTCTGGCAGCAAGAGAATGGCGTGTCTCTGTAAGAGGAGAGTTAGAACTGGAGGGAACCAGCTGTTACTTACTGTAGTGACTGTAGCTTACAGTTGGCATCCATCATTCCCTGACATAGCACTTTTACTGCTGCATCTCCAAGTTTGTTGTTACTTATGTTGAGCCCCTTCAGGGAGGGCTTTGTGCGCAGAGCGGAGCACAGCATCTCACAGTTGTCAGGTGAGAGTTCACAATACTCTAACCtgcaaaaagaagaagaaaccaGAGCAAAATAGGAGTCTTCATCCTGTCACTCAGCTCAGTTATGTCAGCAGCATGGAAGTCTTGTCCACAGCCCAGACAGGAAGATCGAGCAGAGAGTTTACCAGTCAGCCTGTTAAATATACAGATTGCTCATGACTTTTCATGAGGAGAGTCCCCAAACCTCAGCTGCTAACTTAATAGCACTTACGTGCTATTGCCAGGAGACTTCAGTCAATTTGATTTGAAAGCATCACCAGATGGGGTATCTGCTCAGTTTCAATAGTAAGCCTTTCATAAGATTGCATGCAGGTTTGCTGACAACCGCTGTTTAATTCTTGAATTGTAAGAGAGCATACAACCACCACTGTTATGTCTTTCTAAAGGCGGAAAAGAGTTAGTTTCTCCAACTGGTAACCTTTAGTATAATCAGATCAGAAACCAGACCAGAATCAAGAGCAATAAACTGATCAGCAGCATGCCTGCTGGTTGTGGAACAAGTTTCTGCTCCCTATTCTTGACTGGGGTTTGATCATAGAACTTCCAGGTCATTCTTCATTGATAGTACCTACCACTATTTATTAAGTAATGTCAGAGGGTTGTTTGCAGTGGACAAGAGCCTAAAGTACTGTGTAAATGGCATGCACCTAATCTCTACCCACTTCTCCTTCCCTATAATATGGTTATGGGAAGAGCCAGATTAGCCATCCATTACTCTGTGAGGAgtagatgggtaaactgaagaACAAAACGGTGATAATTTGTCCTTTTGAGGAAGGAAGCAGCAAATTCTTCATGCCCAGTTAATTCCTGGCCTCTGCTAAACAAGGGTCTCAGTCAAAGGTGGTTTCAATATGGAGACCTATCCATTGGTAGTGGGATTAAAACCCCTAATTTGTCTGAATAGTCACAAACTATGCTCCACGGAACATATCCCGATGATCCAATGAATGCAACCGAGAACCAAACAGCAGGTGGTTGGGAAATAAAGATTTGGAGCACTGCTGAAACCACTGAACCTACCAATGAGAATAGCTTTTGGTCACTACCAATCTGGGTTAGATTGAGGTGGTCAGACTAGAGACCAGTCCACATCATTACAAGGCCTTGGGACCATCCAATCCCCACTAAATTGGTTTACCAGATATTTCCTCCCTGCAGATATTTGCAGCTGGAGGCAAATTTACTGCTGGTTACAAGAGATGACAGAATTCCACTCCCCAACCTACCCATCCATCTGAGTTTTGTCTAGCACCTTGCAATGTCAAACATGCATGGAAGAACCAAGGAGGCCCGTGATTACTTACTGTAGCTTCTGTAGTTTACAGTTGGGATCCATCAATCCTTCACACAGCACTTTTACACCTGAAGTTCCTAGTTTGTTATCACCCAGATGCAGCTCTATCAGAGTTGGTTTTGTGCTCAGAACAGAACAGAGATACTTACAACAGACATCTGTTAGATTGCAGTTCTGCAGCCTGAGGGAGAAAAGAAACCAGCATATGAGGAATGGAGTTCCTCATAATTCACCATGTTTCCCTCGAAGACTGGTGTATCCTCCAGTATTTGGCTTCATCATACACTGCAGCACTACAATGGA
This DNA window, taken from Dermochelys coriacea isolate rDerCor1 chromosome 6, rDerCor1.pri.v4, whole genome shotgun sequence, encodes the following:
- the RNH1 gene encoding ribonuclease inhibitor isoform X5, whose translation is MDLDLQCEEMSASRWTELKSSMNTSKTVRLDDCNLSASHCKDIGSILSTNQSLMELTLNNNELGDSGMELMCKGLMAPSCNLQKLWLQNCNLTDVCCKYLCSVLSTKPTLIELHLGDNKLGTSGVKVLCEGLMDPNCKLQKLQLEYCELSPDNCEMLCSALRTKPSLKGLNISNNKLGDAAVKVLCQGMMDANCKLQSLHVENCHVTAASCGDLGTVLAMKPSLTELSVGENKIGDPGVALLCQGLLNPNCKIEKLWLWECGVSPAGCKDLSHVLSAKESLTELSLIGNEFGDPGMELLCQGLKDPKAKLQALWIRECGLTTACCKSISSVLGTNQTLRELHMGGNKIGDAGVEIIYEGLMSPNCNLRSLWLGNSSLSAACCGSLATILSSKPCLTELDLSNNSLEDEGVKKLCESLKHPNCKLQQLVLYDIYLSSEVDDELKVLEESKPGLKIIL